In a genomic window of Paraburkholderia phenazinium:
- a CDS encoding porin, translating to MAIFGRTVAGTIVALAVTSHAHAQSSVTLYGIADTAIQYISNVGGHALFQEGNTHAPDIFGIKGVEDLGGGLRTVFDLQNEYLLNNGQALVPGTLFNRKSYVGLQSDTYGTLTLGHQPSFMYDVLSSYQTPFVLGNILSLHEGNLDEIANFFQFNNAVKYVSPTFGGFSSGAEFAFGNVAGNFSESRDYSFFVQYKSGPLSLAAAYANENNRFLELSSFIGLPSLFGTQLPQAEGVVADKLVNWGLGASYQLKTLLLHATFTQSRITLSTGQGNANTVDAGANWTIRPDDVIAIGGWVENLDGGNWKTLSLSNSYLFSKRTTVYQQVTFQHASGAHAVASLTGAGVASGRSTTGISVGIQHYF from the coding sequence ATGGCTATTTTTGGACGTACAGTGGCAGGCACAATCGTCGCACTTGCGGTGACCAGTCACGCCCACGCGCAATCCAGCGTGACCTTATATGGCATTGCGGACACCGCCATACAGTACATTAGCAACGTCGGAGGACACGCGCTGTTTCAGGAGGGCAATACGCATGCACCCGACATCTTCGGCATCAAGGGCGTGGAGGATCTGGGCGGCGGTCTGCGCACCGTCTTCGATCTTCAGAACGAGTACCTGCTCAACAATGGCCAGGCACTGGTTCCCGGGACGTTGTTCAACAGAAAGTCGTATGTCGGCTTGCAATCTGACACCTACGGTACGTTGACGCTCGGTCACCAGCCCAGCTTCATGTATGACGTACTGTCCAGCTATCAAACGCCCTTCGTCCTCGGCAACATCCTCTCGCTCCACGAGGGCAATCTGGATGAGATCGCCAACTTCTTCCAGTTCAACAATGCGGTGAAATATGTCAGCCCGACCTTTGGCGGATTCTCCTCAGGAGCGGAATTTGCATTTGGAAATGTGGCCGGCAATTTCAGCGAGAGCAGGGACTACTCCTTCTTTGTCCAGTACAAGAGCGGTCCTCTGAGTCTGGCCGCCGCGTATGCGAACGAGAACAACCGCTTTCTGGAACTATCCAGCTTTATCGGTCTTCCATCGCTGTTCGGGACGCAGCTTCCTCAGGCCGAAGGCGTGGTGGCCGACAAGCTCGTCAACTGGGGGCTCGGGGCGTCGTACCAGTTGAAGACTCTGCTGCTGCATGCAACGTTTACGCAGTCGCGCATCACTCTTTCAACGGGCCAGGGCAACGCCAACACGGTCGACGCCGGGGCGAACTGGACCATCAGGCCCGACGACGTCATTGCGATCGGCGGATGGGTGGAAAATCTCGACGGTGGCAACTGGAAGACCCTTTCCCTCTCGAACTCGTATCTCTTCTCGAAACGGACAACCGTCTACCAGCAGGTGACCTTCCAGCATGCCTCGGGCGCCCATGCGGTCGCCTCGCTGACAGGCGCAGGCGTAGCATCAGGCAGGTCTACGACCGGCATCTCGGTGGGTATCCAGCATTACTTTTAG
- a CDS encoding flavin reductase: MTASTSLDPERPATTTFDKRQLRDVLGSFVTGVTVITTRDAEGKMHGLTANSFSSVSLDPPLVLWSQATSAGSHSAFRDAGRFTINILAEHQHGLANHFANRSPDKFSGIDYDLGVDGLPLLRDCSAWLECKVVACYPGGDHAIFVGSVDCIRQSTRRPLVFGGGQYLVADPHDLGLAPRGTKGAMKSQPHAVRLASRAMLRLARTLDQTLALVAWGNHGPTVIAWQAATTPVAADLPLGLVLPVTSSASGLALAAFLPPEAVDRFVAAELRDNARQPSGELPLSVESLARVLESVRASHVATRRPGPFYDDRVLANAISVPILSPSGLAVLALTAIGPAEHFDAAVDGPCAEALRAAAHEIAVALKEA; the protein is encoded by the coding sequence ATGACAGCAAGCACGTCGTTAGACCCCGAACGTCCGGCCACCACCACGTTCGACAAACGTCAGCTAAGAGACGTGCTCGGGTCCTTTGTCACCGGCGTCACCGTGATCACCACGCGCGACGCCGAAGGGAAAATGCACGGGCTCACCGCCAATTCGTTTTCCTCGGTCTCGCTGGATCCGCCGCTGGTCTTATGGAGTCAGGCGACCTCTGCGGGAAGCCATTCGGCGTTCAGGGATGCCGGGAGATTCACCATCAACATCCTGGCTGAGCACCAACACGGCCTCGCCAATCACTTTGCGAACCGGTCGCCGGACAAATTCTCCGGTATCGACTATGACCTTGGCGTCGACGGCTTGCCGCTGCTGCGCGATTGCAGCGCGTGGCTGGAGTGCAAGGTGGTCGCCTGCTACCCGGGCGGCGATCATGCGATTTTTGTCGGCTCGGTGGATTGCATTCGCCAGAGCACGCGGCGACCGCTGGTATTCGGCGGCGGCCAATATCTGGTCGCCGACCCGCACGACCTCGGCCTCGCGCCGCGCGGAACGAAGGGTGCGATGAAATCGCAGCCCCATGCCGTCCGTCTCGCGAGCCGCGCCATGTTGCGGCTCGCCCGTACGCTGGATCAAACGCTTGCACTGGTGGCGTGGGGCAATCACGGGCCTACGGTAATCGCGTGGCAAGCCGCCACCACACCCGTGGCCGCCGATCTGCCGCTGGGGCTGGTGCTGCCGGTGACGTCCTCCGCTTCGGGTTTGGCCCTCGCGGCGTTCCTGCCGCCCGAAGCGGTCGATCGGTTTGTGGCGGCGGAACTGCGCGACAACGCGCGACAACCGTCTGGCGAATTGCCCCTCAGCGTGGAATCGCTCGCCCGCGTGCTTGAGTCCGTGCGAGCCTCGCATGTCGCGACAAGGCGCCCCGGGCCGTTCTATGACGACCGGGTGCTTGCCAACGCCATCAGCGTCCCCATTCTTTCGCCGAGCGGACTAGCGGTGCTGGCCCTGACGGCTATCGGCCCGGCAGAGCATTTCGATGCCGCAGTCGACGGTCCTTGTGCCGAAGCCCTTAGGGCTGCTGCACATGAGATCGCCGTTGCATTGAAAGAAGCGTGA
- a CDS encoding VOC family protein, with translation MAEVDLQAVYLVAKDMGRLEDFYASALGMPVQFRDDNKWTQFRLQRSAFALSSAEEAAQGAVGAVPVFRVAGEAQDTVRQNILSAGGRVVAQRDMGTHGVVTTYQDPEENLFQVFSPSSTR, from the coding sequence ATGGCAGAAGTTGACCTGCAAGCCGTCTATCTGGTCGCGAAGGATATGGGCCGGTTAGAGGATTTCTATGCATCGGCGCTGGGGATGCCTGTTCAGTTCCGCGACGACAACAAGTGGACTCAATTCCGCCTGCAGCGCAGCGCATTTGCGCTGAGTTCCGCCGAAGAAGCGGCACAAGGCGCTGTTGGAGCCGTCCCCGTCTTCCGGGTGGCTGGAGAAGCTCAGGACACGGTCCGGCAGAACATTCTGTCCGCGGGTGGCCGGGTAGTCGCACAGCGCGACATGGGCACTCACGGTGTCGTTACCACCTATCAGGATCCGGAAGAAAACCTCTTCCAGGTATTCAGTCCATCTTCGACGCGCTAA
- a CDS encoding EAL and HDOD domain-containing protein encodes MNDMIHDAAALSLIAMTSYLGRQPLLDRQGQLVAYELLFRPFDTDHAEADDSVPMDGIRATADIVVETLGELGIENVLGGHTGYINAGRDWLMNEMFTLLPPAHFVIEILDTVQHDAQLVQRIQTLSRTGYCFAIDDMRETNPARTDVFDCAALVKVNVPHWTPDRLTPFVAAMHRAGKRVVAEKVNTPDEYRWTYDAGCDLFQGYYFAHPHLLAVRRIPPLRQALVQLLVLLSAEPPLPSVEDEVKRNPALTMQLLRFASSAHHALARGRLSVRDALEMVGTDWLRRWALLALYTDGNNRAVASNALVQLVGTRARFMELAARRIRPHDEEFADNAFMTGMASLLPAVLQRNPAHLFAELRLAQAVRESIETRAGVLGQLLVCAEAMENPTSAAAVTDLCRELAPLNAAAVSLLSAAAANWMADRTRF; translated from the coding sequence ATGAACGACATGATTCACGATGCTGCCGCGCTGTCCCTGATCGCGATGACTTCGTATCTCGGACGACAACCCCTCCTCGACCGCCAGGGCCAACTGGTCGCCTACGAACTGCTGTTCCGTCCGTTCGATACGGACCACGCCGAAGCCGACGACAGCGTGCCCATGGACGGTATCCGGGCCACTGCCGACATCGTCGTCGAAACGCTTGGCGAACTGGGGATCGAAAACGTCCTGGGCGGACACACCGGCTATATCAATGCCGGCCGCGACTGGCTCATGAACGAAATGTTCACCTTGCTGCCGCCGGCTCATTTCGTCATCGAAATTCTCGATACCGTGCAACACGACGCGCAACTGGTTCAGCGCATCCAGACGTTGTCTCGCACCGGCTATTGCTTCGCCATCGACGACATGCGCGAAACGAACCCGGCTCGCACCGACGTGTTCGATTGCGCCGCGCTGGTCAAGGTGAATGTGCCGCACTGGACACCCGATCGCCTGACGCCGTTCGTTGCCGCGATGCATCGGGCCGGTAAGCGCGTCGTCGCTGAAAAGGTCAACACGCCGGACGAATACCGGTGGACCTACGATGCCGGTTGCGACCTGTTTCAGGGCTACTATTTTGCCCATCCGCACCTGCTCGCGGTACGCAGGATTCCACCGCTGCGTCAGGCGCTGGTCCAGCTTCTGGTGCTGCTAAGCGCCGAGCCGCCGCTGCCGAGCGTGGAAGACGAGGTCAAGCGCAATCCCGCACTGACGATGCAACTGCTGCGCTTCGCCAGTTCGGCGCACCACGCGCTCGCGCGTGGGCGCTTGAGCGTACGCGATGCGCTCGAGATGGTCGGTACCGACTGGCTGCGGCGTTGGGCCCTGCTTGCGCTGTATACGGACGGCAACAACCGCGCCGTCGCATCCAATGCGCTCGTGCAACTGGTCGGCACGCGGGCGCGCTTCATGGAACTGGCTGCGCGCCGGATCAGGCCGCACGACGAGGAGTTCGCCGACAACGCGTTCATGACGGGCATGGCCTCGCTGTTGCCAGCGGTACTGCAGCGCAACCCCGCTCACCTGTTCGCCGAACTGCGCCTCGCGCAAGCCGTGCGCGAATCCATCGAGACTCGCGCCGGCGTGCTCGGACAATTGCTTGTGTGCGCGGAGGCGATGGAAAACCCCACTTCGGCAGCCGCGGTAACGGACCTCTGCAGGGAGCTCGCGCCGCTTAACGCCGCGGCGGTCTCGTTGCTGTCCGCGGCAGCCGCGAACTGGATGGCGGACCGGACCCGTTTCTGA
- a CDS encoding alpha/beta hydrolase has product MKLSSFVLAGMACATMLGATTSFAQSSAATPSAPIRNVVLVHGLFADGSSWEKVIPLLQAKGLHVTAVQNPTTSLDADVDAVKRALAQQDGPTLLVAHSYGGMVISQAGDDPKVAGLVYIAARAPDAGEDYPALTKKFPAAPASAGLQWSADGYGKLSEQAFVNDFAGDLPPVEARAYYAVQQPMGKPITMAKTTVAAWHDKPTWYAVSTDDRTINPDLERFMANRMGAHTIELKSSHVSLLSHPVEVANLILEATGEQK; this is encoded by the coding sequence ATGAAGTTGAGTTCGTTTGTCCTTGCCGGCATGGCCTGCGCCACGATGCTGGGCGCCACGACGTCATTCGCGCAGAGCAGCGCCGCTACCCCATCCGCACCGATCAGGAATGTCGTGCTGGTTCACGGTCTGTTTGCAGACGGTTCGAGCTGGGAGAAAGTGATTCCGCTGTTGCAGGCGAAGGGCCTGCACGTGACGGCGGTGCAGAATCCGACCACCTCGCTCGACGCGGACGTCGACGCGGTCAAGCGCGCGCTCGCGCAACAGGACGGCCCGACGCTGCTGGTCGCGCACTCGTACGGCGGCATGGTGATCAGTCAGGCGGGCGACGATCCGAAGGTGGCCGGTCTCGTGTACATCGCCGCACGTGCGCCGGACGCCGGTGAGGATTATCCGGCGCTGACGAAGAAATTCCCGGCCGCACCTGCGTCGGCGGGGTTGCAGTGGTCGGCCGACGGCTATGGCAAGCTGTCCGAGCAAGCCTTCGTGAACGACTTTGCCGGCGATCTGCCGCCTGTCGAAGCGCGTGCCTACTATGCGGTCCAGCAGCCTATGGGCAAGCCGATCACGATGGCGAAGACGACCGTCGCCGCATGGCACGACAAGCCGACCTGGTATGCGGTGTCGACTGATGATCGCACCATCAACCCCGATCTGGAGCGCTTCATGGCGAACCGGATGGGCGCGCATACGATCGAGCTCAAGTCGAGTCACGTGTCGCTGCTGTCGCATCCGGTGGAGGTCGCCAACCTGATCCTCGAAGCGACCGGCGAGCAGAAGTAA
- a CDS encoding alpha/beta fold hydrolase — protein MQTYTPIMIETESQLLEASLPAVEHVQLSLPTLGDKRILTYRAAGDKRAPAIVLLHGMGSSSAGYRAQLAALSEHHRVIAWDAPGYGKSSPFAIGAPAATDYADALANLMSALGIVRATVVGSSWGSVIATAFAARYPSATRALVLSAPNIARGHLAGTDRYVAREVLMRSAAAQSTEARAAVVNALLAPNAGPLVRTLVSRLRDAVTATGWQHAVDMLFSTYTPSVVPSIRAPITIIAGSQDRLAPIDEHARPIHEAAHDSTLHVLDAIGHMPKLEAPGAFNSIVLEAAAAGTDDAHRH, from the coding sequence ATGCAGACCTACACTCCCATCATGATCGAAACTGAAAGCCAACTTCTTGAAGCCTCGTTGCCTGCCGTCGAACACGTGCAATTGAGTCTCCCCACACTCGGGGACAAACGGATCCTCACCTACCGGGCCGCCGGCGATAAGCGTGCGCCAGCCATCGTGTTGCTGCATGGCATGGGTTCGAGCTCGGCGGGATATCGCGCGCAACTTGCCGCGCTGAGCGAGCACCACCGGGTGATTGCCTGGGACGCCCCTGGCTATGGGAAAAGCAGTCCCTTCGCGATCGGCGCTCCCGCGGCCACGGATTACGCAGATGCGCTCGCGAACCTGATGTCCGCGCTCGGCATAGTGCGTGCAACCGTCGTAGGCAGTTCATGGGGGAGCGTCATTGCCACTGCGTTCGCAGCGCGCTACCCGTCGGCTACGCGCGCCCTCGTATTAAGTGCGCCCAACATCGCACGGGGACATCTGGCGGGTACGGACCGCTATGTGGCGCGCGAGGTTCTGATGCGAAGCGCAGCGGCGCAATCTACCGAGGCACGCGCCGCTGTGGTGAACGCTCTGCTCGCTCCGAACGCCGGCCCCCTGGTTCGTACGCTCGTATCCCGACTGAGAGACGCAGTGACCGCTACGGGTTGGCAACACGCCGTGGACATGCTCTTCTCCACGTACACGCCATCCGTCGTCCCTTCGATCCGGGCGCCTATCACGATCATTGCCGGCAGCCAGGACCGTCTCGCGCCCATTGACGAGCATGCCCGGCCGATTCACGAGGCCGCTCACGATTCGACACTCCACGTGCTCGATGCGATCGGCCACATGCCGAAGCTTGAAGCGCCTGGCGCATTCAACTCCATCGTGCTGGAGGCTGCCGCCGCCGGGACAGATGACGCGCACCGGCATTGA
- a CDS encoding IclR family transcriptional regulator, giving the protein MTNVTARRGIQSVEIAFRILSALQTSVRALPLKEIAALSELSPSATSNYMISLVRTGLVSPDEKPGCYKLGPASLALGMSAINQLDGFDIVRREVIALREATLSGAAVTAWTEDGPVSLFKQEGQTRSILELRTGLIPLVTTAAGKLFIACLQAARTEALISRELSAGQEWSPASLREEAIGELRNCGFTTVHRGDMGYVSVAAPVWDRDGDVRFAISLIGSPATLNTEVEGQAVRALLDSAVRATVALGGKVPLKIG; this is encoded by the coding sequence ATGACCAATGTGACTGCGAGGCGTGGCATTCAATCTGTCGAGATTGCGTTCCGGATTCTTTCGGCGTTGCAAACGAGTGTGCGAGCGCTTCCTCTCAAGGAAATCGCTGCGCTCTCCGAACTGTCTCCAAGCGCGACAAGCAACTACATGATTAGTCTGGTGCGGACCGGGCTGGTGTCGCCGGACGAAAAACCGGGGTGCTACAAGCTCGGGCCTGCATCGCTTGCCTTGGGTATGAGCGCGATCAACCAGCTGGACGGATTCGATATCGTGCGGCGGGAGGTGATCGCCTTGCGTGAGGCGACTCTGAGCGGCGCAGCCGTCACCGCATGGACCGAAGATGGGCCGGTCAGTCTCTTCAAGCAGGAGGGGCAGACGCGCAGTATCCTCGAGCTGAGAACAGGCCTGATTCCACTGGTCACGACGGCGGCGGGAAAGCTGTTTATTGCCTGTCTGCAGGCTGCTCGAACCGAGGCGCTCATCAGTCGCGAACTGTCTGCAGGACAGGAATGGAGTCCAGCGTCCTTGCGGGAAGAGGCGATCGGTGAATTGCGCAACTGTGGCTTCACAACGGTTCATCGCGGCGACATGGGTTACGTGTCTGTCGCGGCCCCTGTCTGGGACAGAGATGGCGATGTCCGGTTTGCCATCAGTCTCATCGGATCGCCCGCAACGTTGAACACGGAAGTTGAAGGTCAAGCGGTCAGGGCGCTCCTCGATAGCGCGGTTCGAGCGACGGTGGCCCTCGGCGGAAAGGTCCCCCTCAAGATTGGATAG
- a CDS encoding GNAT family N-acetyltransferase, whose amino-acid sequence MTSVLCSNTFYRSVSLETDRLTLTPPTLDDFEAMYSMWSDRDVVAQVIDAPLTEEEVWARLHRIVGHWALLGFGHWIVRERHSRKFAGELGLFRFKRTLTPDFDQAHEIGWMFAKESQGLGYATEAATAALKWLETESQGKATVCIIAPDNLASLALAKKLSYEIADEVIYRGKAMLVLRRDADSPGLTR is encoded by the coding sequence ATGACTTCAGTTCTTTGCAGCAACACGTTCTATCGTTCCGTGTCGCTAGAGACCGACCGCCTGACCCTGACTCCGCCAACCCTCGATGACTTCGAGGCAATGTATTCGATGTGGTCGGACAGGGACGTCGTAGCCCAGGTGATCGACGCTCCACTCACCGAGGAAGAAGTTTGGGCACGCTTGCACCGGATCGTAGGGCACTGGGCGCTGCTGGGATTCGGACATTGGATTGTCCGGGAAAGGCACAGCAGGAAATTCGCAGGCGAGCTTGGACTCTTTCGCTTCAAACGAACGCTGACCCCTGACTTCGATCAGGCGCACGAAATCGGCTGGATGTTTGCTAAAGAGTCGCAAGGCTTAGGTTATGCCACTGAAGCGGCGACCGCGGCGTTGAAGTGGCTGGAAACTGAGTCTCAAGGCAAAGCAACGGTGTGCATCATCGCACCGGACAACCTCGCCTCGCTGGCCCTGGCAAAGAAGCTCTCGTATGAAATCGCGGACGAGGTCATCTATCGAGGCAAGGCGATGCTGGTCCTGCGGCGCGATGCCGATTCGCCCGGACTCACGCGCTAG
- a CDS encoding AMP-binding protein: MKTLSHERGTRFADLIDQTIGDCFDEMAGKMGDHVAVVSRHEGIRLSYGELRQQSDRLAGALLASGLEPGDRIGIWSHTNIAWLLMQLATAKAGLILVNINPAYRTSELEHALNLVGCKAIVTMVRYRSSEYLNMLRELGKARLPSLETIWWIDDADCPDEAGAQRFSDLLRFAPEDNASLQAIRRSVRPDDAVNIQFTSGTTGLPKAATLSHRNILNNGFFVGECMKLTHVDRVCVPVPMYHCFGMVMGNLACLTHGSTLVYPAERFDAEAVLATVQAEKCTALYGVPTMFIAALNHSRFAEFDLGSLRTGIMAGSPCPVEIMKRVVGDMHLPEITIAYGMTETSPVSCQSVTDTPVDKRVSTVGQVLPHLEIKMIDPLTGQTVERGQPGELCTRGYSVMLGYWNQPERTREAIDAEGWMHSGDLATLDAEGFVNIVGRIKDMVIRGGENLYPREIEEFLYTCPGVLDVQVVGVPDKHFGEELCAWIIVTPGTALDDDAVRDFCKGRIAHYKVPKYIRFVDAFPTTVTGKIQKYRIRQIMSDELGLNEQNTA, encoded by the coding sequence ATGAAGACACTTTCCCACGAGCGCGGAACACGTTTCGCAGACCTGATCGATCAGACCATTGGCGATTGTTTCGACGAGATGGCCGGCAAAATGGGCGACCACGTTGCGGTCGTCAGCCGCCACGAAGGGATCCGGCTCAGCTACGGTGAACTTCGCCAACAGTCGGACCGGCTTGCAGGTGCGCTTCTCGCGTCGGGACTCGAGCCGGGGGACCGGATCGGCATCTGGTCCCATACGAACATCGCCTGGCTGCTGATGCAGTTAGCCACGGCGAAGGCCGGGTTGATACTCGTCAACATCAACCCCGCTTATCGGACCTCGGAGCTGGAGCATGCCCTCAATCTGGTGGGCTGCAAGGCCATCGTGACGATGGTCCGTTACCGCTCGAGCGAGTACCTGAACATGTTGCGGGAGCTGGGAAAAGCCCGGCTGCCGAGCCTTGAGACGATCTGGTGGATCGACGACGCCGACTGCCCGGACGAAGCGGGTGCGCAACGTTTCTCCGACCTGCTCCGTTTCGCCCCGGAGGACAACGCATCGCTGCAGGCCATACGCCGTAGCGTGCGTCCGGACGACGCCGTCAACATCCAGTTCACCAGCGGCACAACCGGGCTTCCCAAGGCCGCAACGCTGAGTCATCGCAACATCCTCAACAACGGCTTCTTCGTGGGCGAGTGCATGAAGCTCACCCACGTGGATCGCGTGTGCGTCCCGGTTCCGATGTACCACTGCTTCGGCATGGTGATGGGCAATCTGGCCTGCCTGACCCATGGTTCGACGCTTGTTTACCCCGCGGAGCGCTTCGACGCCGAAGCCGTTCTGGCGACCGTCCAGGCAGAAAAATGCACGGCGCTCTACGGAGTGCCGACCATGTTCATCGCTGCGCTCAATCACTCGCGCTTTGCGGAGTTCGATCTGGGCAGTCTGCGCACCGGCATCATGGCCGGTTCGCCCTGCCCCGTCGAAATCATGAAGCGGGTGGTCGGCGACATGCATCTGCCTGAGATCACGATCGCTTACGGCATGACGGAAACGAGCCCGGTGAGCTGCCAAAGCGTGACGGATACGCCGGTCGATAAGCGGGTGTCCACGGTCGGCCAGGTGCTGCCGCATCTTGAGATCAAGATGATCGACCCGCTGACCGGCCAGACCGTGGAGCGCGGCCAACCGGGCGAACTCTGCACCCGTGGCTACTCGGTCATGCTCGGTTACTGGAACCAGCCCGAGCGAACGCGCGAAGCGATCGACGCCGAAGGCTGGATGCACTCGGGCGATCTCGCCACGCTCGACGCGGAGGGCTTCGTCAACATCGTGGGACGAATCAAGGATATGGTCATTCGCGGCGGCGAAAACCTGTATCCCCGGGAGATCGAAGAGTTTCTCTACACCTGTCCGGGCGTGCTGGACGTGCAGGTGGTCGGTGTGCCGGACAAGCATTTCGGCGAAGAACTCTGCGCATGGATCATCGTCACGCCGGGGACGGCTCTCGACGACGACGCCGTTCGCGACTTTTGCAAAGGCAGGATAGCGCATTACAAGGTGCCCAAATACATCCGCTTTGTCGACGCGTTTCCGACCACCGTGACGGGAAAAATCCAGAAGTACCGGATTCGGCAAATCATGAGCGACGAGCTGGGCCTGAACGAACAAAACACAGCGTGA
- the flhD gene encoding flagellar transcriptional regulator FlhD, translating into MMNDGETLGFIREVNLSYIMLAQRLLREDRLIGMFRLGLSAQSAELLATLTLAQVVKLAASDQLLCQSRLNDHTILNTLTQSGGHVDVTPAHTAILLASQKAEHFV; encoded by the coding sequence ATCATGAACGACGGCGAAACGCTGGGTTTCATCAGGGAAGTCAATCTGTCCTACATCATGCTGGCGCAGCGCCTGCTTCGCGAGGACAGGCTGATCGGCATGTTCCGGTTGGGGCTGTCCGCGCAGAGCGCCGAGCTTCTCGCGACGCTCACTCTGGCGCAAGTCGTCAAGCTCGCTGCGTCCGACCAGTTGCTGTGCCAGTCCCGCCTGAACGACCACACCATCCTGAACACCTTGACGCAGTCCGGTGGGCACGTGGATGTCACGCCTGCGCATACGGCCATCCTGCTCGCCAGCCAGAAGGCCGAACATTTCGTCTAA
- a CDS encoding LLM class flavin-dependent oxidoreductase codes for MKFGIFDQNDRNGLPIHKQYEDRLGIIELYDRLGFHCYHMSEHHATTLSACPSQSVFLAAAAQRTEKLRLSPLVYILPIHHPVRLAEEICMLDNLSGGRLEYGVGRGASPHEIEALGIDPATAQARYIESYEIIKRYLNSETLTYNGTFWQFNNMPIELKPLQTPPPTWYALASPESTVWPAQEKMNIVCGGPVQRVRAITDRYREEFATRHPSAAEPLIGVNRYIVVAETDQEAMKIASRAWSVFYPNFFKLWKKHGTEPVNAKLPPTFEPLVESGLAVVGRPETVREKLLEQAHAGAFNYLIGTFMFGDMSVSEARTSIGLFHESVMPAFSESQQVLS; via the coding sequence ATGAAATTCGGTATCTTCGACCAAAACGACCGTAATGGCCTACCTATTCATAAGCAGTACGAAGATAGGTTAGGAATCATCGAGCTTTACGACAGGCTCGGCTTCCATTGCTATCACATGTCGGAACACCATGCGACCACGCTGAGCGCCTGTCCGTCGCAAAGCGTATTTCTTGCCGCGGCCGCGCAGCGCACCGAGAAACTGCGCCTGTCGCCACTCGTCTACATTCTGCCGATCCACCATCCCGTCCGTCTGGCAGAAGAAATCTGCATGCTCGACAATCTCAGCGGCGGCCGCCTCGAGTATGGCGTGGGGCGAGGCGCCTCACCCCATGAAATCGAGGCGCTCGGCATCGATCCGGCCACCGCTCAGGCCCGATACATCGAGTCGTATGAAATCATCAAGCGGTATCTGAACTCGGAAACCCTCACGTATAACGGCACGTTCTGGCAATTCAACAACATGCCGATCGAACTCAAGCCGTTGCAGACGCCGCCTCCGACGTGGTACGCGCTGGCATCGCCGGAGTCGACGGTGTGGCCCGCCCAGGAGAAGATGAATATCGTGTGCGGCGGCCCGGTCCAGCGGGTCAGAGCCATCACCGATCGATACCGCGAAGAATTCGCCACACGGCATCCGTCCGCTGCGGAGCCGCTCATCGGCGTGAATCGCTATATCGTTGTCGCGGAGACGGATCAGGAGGCCATGAAAATCGCCTCGCGGGCATGGTCGGTCTTCTATCCGAACTTTTTCAAGCTCTGGAAGAAGCACGGAACGGAGCCCGTCAATGCAAAGCTTCCGCCGACATTCGAGCCGCTCGTGGAATCTGGCCTCGCCGTAGTAGGGCGACCGGAAACCGTGCGTGAAAAACTGCTGGAGCAGGCGCACGCCGGGGCGTTCAACTACCTCATCGGAACCTTCATGTTTGGCGACATGTCCGTCTCCGAGGCCAGGACATCTATCGGCCTGTTTCATGAGTCCGTCATGCCTGCATTCAGCGAGTCGCAACAGGTGCTGTCATGA